The following are encoded in a window of bacterium SCSIO 12643 genomic DNA:
- the aat gene encoding leucyl/phenylalanyl-tRNA--protein transferase: MIFLKKDEDFPDTHLANEEGILAVGGDLSLNRLKEAYSKGIFPWYNDDSLILWWAPDPRFVLFAKDLKVSKSMKQVIRSGKFTVTFDREFERVIRNCKTSKREGQSGTWITQDMEQAYINLHRQGIAHSVEVWFANELVGGLYGVALGKMFFGESMYTHMSNASKYGFIQLVQKLEEKGFDLIDCQDYTAHLESLGAHEISRDRFEKLISHKIKLEGKVGQWSDWLQ; this comes from the coding sequence ATGATTTTTTTAAAGAAAGACGAAGATTTTCCTGACACACATCTGGCAAATGAAGAAGGTATTTTGGCAGTTGGAGGTGATCTTTCTTTAAATCGACTAAAAGAAGCATATTCCAAAGGTATTTTCCCCTGGTATAATGATGACTCTCTGATTCTTTGGTGGGCACCGGACCCAAGATTTGTTTTATTCGCCAAAGATTTGAAGGTTTCAAAATCCATGAAACAAGTAATTCGTTCGGGAAAGTTTACTGTGACTTTCGATCGGGAATTTGAAAGAGTAATTCGCAATTGTAAAACGTCAAAACGTGAAGGACAAAGTGGTACCTGGATTACACAAGATATGGAGCAGGCCTACATTAATTTACATCGTCAGGGAATTGCACATTCAGTAGAGGTATGGTTTGCAAATGAACTGGTAGGAGGTTTATATGGTGTGGCTTTAGGCAAAATGTTTTTTGGCGAATCTATGTATACGCATATGAGCAATGCATCCAAATACGGGTTTATCCAATTGGTTCAAAAACTGGAAGAGAAAGGATTTGATCTGATTGATTGTCAGGATTACACCGCACATCTGGAATCCTTGGGTGCCCATGAGATTTCTCGTGATCGATTCGAGAAACTAATTTCTCATAAAATAAAACTGGAAGGTAAAGTAGGGCAGTGGAGTGATTGGTTACAATAG
- a CDS encoding AMP-binding protein codes for MIELEKGKRTIVHLLSQAAITYKDQRYVSRKTDKGWESLTYSEVKQNVDYLAAYYLDLGFKPKQNFAILSEGSPMWVMGEYSVLAINSVSVPLSVKLLPEEIPFRLNHSNVQGIFTSKNHLTKVLSILDQVDNKEMKIIFMDEDFEYFEIEMKKAGIDPERGVLFWEALRKGKELLPGYQDQLDEIKNNIDEHDIVNISYTSGTTGNPKGIMLTHLNYYSNAADGISVFKLRENFRTLVILPVDHAFAHTVALYGALFKALDLFFLDTRGGTANAIKNIPINLKEVKPQFLLTVPALSGNFIQKMKEGVKEKGGFVNGIFERGLKAGFVRNGDGFTKPGVLTQMTTWFSDKLASSLIYGKLGDVFGGELEFMVGGGALLDIKQQQFYKAIGTPIFQGYGLTEAAPIISSNTPFRHKMGTSGNVMPGVTCKIMRNDHEEADINEIGEIVIQGENVMKGYYKNPEASGLALRDGWLWTGDLAYYDNDRFLVVTGRNKALLISEDGEKYSPEGIEEAIVNCSSIFTHVMLYNNQNRFTTAVVSLDPAKKSMIMKGSGEKAYELVKEQFMAFMDDPTYKTVFQKKWIPKVFFIAPEPFTEDNFMVNSTLKMVRYKILESYKPQIDIMYGPKGHQRINEMNIKTLEK; via the coding sequence ATGATAGAGTTAGAAAAGGGAAAGAGAACCATCGTCCACCTATTGTCACAAGCGGCAATTACGTATAAAGATCAAAGATATGTCAGTCGAAAAACCGATAAAGGTTGGGAATCGTTGACTTATTCTGAAGTCAAACAAAACGTTGATTATTTAGCTGCATACTATTTGGATTTAGGTTTTAAACCAAAGCAAAACTTTGCCATACTTTCGGAAGGAAGCCCGATGTGGGTAATGGGAGAATATAGTGTTTTGGCGATTAATTCGGTTTCTGTTCCTTTATCGGTGAAACTCTTACCCGAAGAAATTCCGTTTAGATTAAATCACTCCAATGTTCAGGGAATTTTTACTTCTAAGAATCATTTAACTAAAGTATTGTCCATCCTGGATCAGGTAGATAATAAAGAGATGAAAATCATCTTTATGGATGAGGACTTTGAATATTTCGAGATTGAAATGAAAAAGGCCGGAATCGATCCTGAAAGAGGAGTTTTGTTTTGGGAGGCATTACGTAAAGGGAAAGAGTTACTACCCGGGTATCAGGATCAATTGGATGAAATCAAAAACAATATTGATGAACATGATATTGTAAACATTTCATATACATCCGGGACGACAGGTAATCCTAAAGGGATTATGCTGACGCATTTAAATTATTATAGCAATGCGGCTGATGGGATTTCGGTGTTTAAATTAAGAGAGAATTTTAGAACTCTGGTCATTTTGCCTGTAGATCATGCATTTGCACATACAGTAGCTCTATATGGAGCGCTGTTTAAAGCATTAGATTTGTTTTTTCTGGATACCAGAGGGGGAACAGCCAATGCGATTAAAAATATTCCGATTAATCTCAAAGAAGTTAAACCACAGTTTTTGTTAACGGTTCCGGCATTATCCGGGAATTTCATACAAAAGATGAAGGAAGGGGTGAAAGAGAAAGGTGGTTTTGTAAACGGAATTTTTGAACGAGGATTAAAGGCTGGATTTGTCAGAAATGGGGATGGTTTTACCAAGCCGGGCGTATTGACCCAAATGACCACGTGGTTTAGTGATAAATTGGCTTCATCTTTAATCTATGGAAAATTAGGTGATGTTTTTGGAGGAGAGTTAGAGTTTATGGTAGGTGGAGGAGCCTTGCTGGATATTAAGCAACAACAGTTTTATAAAGCTATTGGGACACCAATTTTTCAGGGCTACGGATTAACCGAAGCAGCGCCTATTATTTCTTCGAATACACCATTTCGTCATAAGATGGGAACCTCAGGTAATGTAATGCCGGGAGTGACGTGTAAGATTATGAGAAATGATCATGAAGAAGCGGATATAAATGAAATTGGCGAAATCGTGATTCAGGGAGAGAATGTGATGAAAGGGTATTATAAAAACCCTGAAGCCAGTGGATTGGCATTGAGAGATGGATGGTTGTGGACTGGAGATTTGGCATATTACGACAATGATAGATTTTTGGTAGTAACCGGAAGAAACAAAGCTTTGTTGATTTCAGAAGACGGTGAAAAGTATTCACCTGAAGGTATTGAGGAGGCTATTGTGAATTGTAGTAGCATATTTACACATGTGATGTTGTATAATAACCAAAACAGATTCACTACAGCGGTGGTAAGTCTTGATCCGGCAAAGAAATCTATGATTATGAAAGGATCTGGTGAAAAAGCGTATGAACTTGTTAAGGAACAGTTTATGGCATTTATGGATGATCCCACATATAAAACTGTATTTCAGAAGAAATGGATTCCAAAAGTATTTTTCATTGCACCGGAACCTTTTACCGAAGATAACTTTATGGTGAACTCTACGTTGAAAATGGTTCGATATAAAATATTAGAAAGTTACAAGCCTCAAATTGATATCATGTATGGTCCAAAAGGACACCAAAGAATTAATGAAATGAATATTAAGACACTGGAGAAGTAG
- a CDS encoding phospho-sugar mutase, translating to MNVTTPQNFIDIAHQWTKIPFDENTQQATLELIEKGGPELEDAFYKNMEFGTGGMRGIMGVGTNRINKYTLGGATQALSDYLKVSFPTEERISVAIAFDCRQNSDVFAQLVADVLSANGIYVYLFEALRPTPELSFAVRHLECQAGIVLTASHNPKEYNGYKVYWNDGAQLVPPHDKGVIDRAKNIQIENIQFEANKDLIQIIGKDLDEAFLDAVVQQSLTNAGKEDLKIVFTSLHGTSINGLPQALNKAGFTDVHIVEAQATPDGTFPTVESPNPEEPSALKMAIDQANEINADLVIGTDPDADRIGIAVRNAQGEMQIMNGNQTASMLTWYLLEQWKQQGKLTGKEFICQTIVTTDLMRDIANAYNVDTETTLTGFKWIADIIRKYEGQKKFIGGGEESFGFMIGDFVRDKDSISSAMIVSEIAALAKSKGSSFYAELLEMYKNFGLYHEGLVSIVKKGKSGSEEISQMMHDLRNNPPKELGGYKVVKWDDVSSGVSTDITTGATSTLSLPSSNVLQFYLENGSKVTARPSGTEPKIKFYFSVKGKLENTADYDHLLKGLLSQIEDIKRDLGI from the coding sequence ATGAACGTAACAACCCCTCAAAACTTTATAGATATTGCACATCAATGGACAAAAATACCATTTGATGAAAACACCCAACAAGCAACTTTAGAACTCATTGAAAAAGGTGGCCCTGAACTGGAAGATGCCTTTTATAAAAATATGGAATTTGGTACCGGAGGAATGCGTGGTATCATGGGTGTTGGTACTAACAGAATTAATAAATATACTTTAGGTGGAGCAACACAAGCTTTAAGTGATTACTTAAAAGTTTCCTTTCCTACTGAAGAGAGAATTTCTGTAGCGATCGCATTTGATTGCAGACAAAATTCAGATGTATTTGCACAGTTAGTCGCAGACGTACTTTCAGCAAATGGAATCTATGTATACTTATTTGAAGCATTAAGACCTACTCCCGAATTATCTTTTGCGGTAAGACATCTAGAATGTCAGGCAGGTATCGTATTGACTGCTTCCCACAATCCAAAAGAATATAACGGATATAAAGTATACTGGAATGATGGTGCACAATTAGTTCCCCCGCATGACAAAGGGGTCATTGATAGAGCCAAAAACATCCAAATTGAAAATATTCAATTTGAGGCCAATAAAGATTTAATTCAAATCATTGGTAAAGATTTAGATGAAGCTTTTCTGGATGCAGTAGTTCAACAATCTTTAACGAATGCCGGTAAAGAAGACTTAAAAATTGTCTTTACTTCATTGCATGGAACATCTATCAATGGATTGCCACAGGCACTAAATAAAGCTGGTTTTACTGATGTTCATATTGTAGAGGCACAAGCAACACCAGATGGAACGTTCCCTACCGTAGAGTCACCAAATCCAGAAGAACCATCAGCATTAAAAATGGCGATTGATCAAGCCAATGAAATCAATGCTGATTTGGTTATAGGAACAGATCCGGACGCGGACCGTATCGGGATTGCTGTGAGAAATGCTCAGGGTGAAATGCAAATTATGAATGGGAATCAAACCGCATCTATGTTGACCTGGTACCTTTTGGAACAATGGAAACAACAGGGAAAACTAACCGGTAAAGAATTCATCTGTCAAACCATTGTGACTACGGATTTGATGCGTGACATTGCAAATGCGTATAACGTTGATACTGAAACTACATTAACAGGTTTTAAATGGATTGCTGATATTATCAGAAAGTACGAAGGTCAAAAGAAATTCATTGGAGGTGGTGAAGAAAGTTTTGGTTTTATGATCGGTGACTTTGTAAGAGATAAAGATTCTATTTCATCAGCAATGATCGTTTCAGAAATTGCAGCTCTGGCTAAATCAAAAGGAAGTAGTTTTTATGCAGAATTACTAGAAATGTACAAGAACTTTGGTTTGTATCATGAAGGTTTAGTTTCTATCGTAAAGAAAGGTAAATCAGGTAGTGAAGAAATTTCGCAAATGATGCACGACCTTAGAAATAATCCACCAAAAGAATTAGGTGGTTATAAAGTCGTTAAATGGGATGATGTCTCATCTGGAGTTTCTACAGACATCACAACAGGAGCAACATCTACTCTATCTCTTCCTTCATCTAATGTTTTACAATTTTATCTGGAAAATGGTAGTAAAGTTACTGCCCGTCCATCTGGAACCGAACCTAAAATCAAGTTCTATTTTAGTGTGAAAGGTAAATTGGAAAATACCGCTGATTACGACCACTTACTAAAAGGCTTATTATCTCAAATTGAGGATATCAAAAGAGATTTAGGCATTTAG
- a CDS encoding polysaccharide biosynthesis protein: MKTYLNFESNAPKWIIFSIDVIIVTISLGVSFLLRFNFEIPDSELKGFVNAFVAVLSVRIFISYIFKTYSGVIRHTNIQDLQRLYLATTTGTAVIVVLNLISFYLNSSYILPFSVVIFEYVLTFFLVATFRTVIKMIFQEITSKATEKTDIMIYGAGHNGLTTKQAFDRVTETKFNIMAFIDSNTSKQGKLLEGVKIYGDDDLPHLLQETPPKNLIIAVQNLDKDKKAKIIELALSHNIGVKVIPPVTDWINGELSAKQIKSVKIEELLGRKPIQLDQDKIKSQLQGKTVLVTGAAGSIGSGLVDQIAKYFPEKIIMLDQAETPLYELELRMKEQYGTNMTEIVIGDIRNENRMRNMFREFRPDFVYHAAAYKHVPMMEDNPSEAIRANVHGTKIIADLSEEFEIEKFVMISTDKAVNPTNVMGATKRIAELYTQSKNSQSQTKFITTRFGNVLGSNGSVIPIFRRQIEEGGPLTVTHPDITRFFMTIPEACQLVLEAGMMGHGGEIYIFDMGESVKIVSLAEKMIKLSGLTLGRDIQIKYSGLRPGEKLYEELLANEENTMKTHHSQIMIAKVREADFNIISTEIESLIGLYNSQNNFDIVSQMKKIVPEYVSKNSVYSKLDQ; the protein is encoded by the coding sequence TTGAAAACATATTTAAATTTTGAGTCTAATGCACCCAAATGGATTATATTCAGTATCGATGTGATCATTGTAACCATCTCGTTAGGTGTCTCTTTTCTTCTTCGATTTAATTTTGAAATTCCGGATAGTGAATTAAAAGGATTCGTTAACGCTTTCGTTGCTGTTTTAAGTGTTCGAATCTTTATCTCCTATATTTTTAAAACATACAGTGGTGTTATTCGTCATACGAACATTCAGGACCTTCAAAGGTTGTATTTAGCAACAACAACAGGAACCGCTGTTATTGTCGTCCTAAATCTTATCTCTTTTTATCTCAATTCAAGTTACATTTTACCCTTTTCGGTAGTCATTTTTGAATATGTACTAACGTTCTTTTTAGTCGCCACTTTTCGGACGGTAATAAAAATGATCTTTCAGGAAATTACTTCAAAAGCTACAGAAAAAACAGATATCATGATTTATGGAGCTGGACATAATGGGTTAACAACCAAACAAGCTTTTGATCGTGTGACTGAAACAAAATTCAACATCATGGCTTTCATAGACTCTAATACCAGTAAACAAGGTAAACTTCTGGAAGGAGTTAAAATATATGGGGATGATGATTTACCACATTTACTTCAAGAAACACCTCCTAAAAATTTAATTATTGCTGTTCAAAATTTAGATAAGGATAAGAAAGCTAAAATTATTGAATTGGCACTAAGCCATAATATCGGAGTCAAAGTGATTCCTCCAGTAACAGATTGGATCAATGGCGAATTAAGCGCGAAACAAATCAAGTCCGTAAAAATTGAAGAGCTTTTAGGCAGAAAACCGATTCAGTTGGATCAGGATAAAATTAAAAGTCAGCTACAGGGTAAGACCGTATTGGTTACAGGTGCTGCTGGTTCTATTGGCTCTGGGTTGGTAGATCAAATCGCTAAGTATTTTCCTGAAAAGATTATCATGTTAGATCAGGCTGAAACTCCATTATACGAACTGGAGTTACGCATGAAAGAACAGTATGGTACCAATATGACCGAGATCGTGATCGGAGATATTAGAAATGAAAACCGAATGCGCAATATGTTTAGGGAATTTCGCCCGGATTTTGTCTATCATGCTGCCGCATACAAGCATGTACCTATGATGGAAGACAATCCGTCTGAAGCCATTCGAGCCAATGTTCACGGTACAAAAATTATAGCGGATTTATCTGAAGAGTTTGAAATTGAGAAATTCGTAATGATCTCTACCGATAAAGCGGTTAACCCTACTAATGTTATGGGGGCTACCAAGAGAATTGCTGAGTTATATACCCAATCGAAAAACAGTCAGAGCCAAACCAAGTTTATCACTACGCGATTTGGAAATGTATTAGGTTCAAATGGTTCTGTCATTCCAATCTTTAGACGTCAAATTGAAGAAGGTGGACCGCTAACCGTTACACATCCGGATATTACTCGTTTCTTTATGACCATTCCTGAAGCATGTCAGTTGGTTTTAGAAGCCGGAATGATGGGACATGGTGGAGAAATTTACATCTTCGATATGGGTGAATCTGTGAAAATCGTTTCTCTGGCAGAAAAAATGATTAAGCTTTCCGGGCTAACATTAGGACGTGACATTCAAATAAAATACAGCGGTTTACGTCCGGGAGAAAAACTTTATGAAGAGTTATTGGCCAACGAAGAAAATACCATGAAAACGCACCATTCGCAGATCATGATTGCCAAAGTTCGTGAAGCTGACTTCAACATTATTTCTACAGAAATTGAGAGTCTGATTGGTTTGTATAACAGTCAGAACAATTTTGATATCGTATCGCAAATGAAAAAAATTGTTCCAGAATACGTCAGTAAAAACTCGGTTTATTCTAAATTGGATCAATAA
- the xseB gene encoding exodeoxyribonuclease VII small subunit: MSKKMTYQEAMTELENIISGIEEENISIDVLSSKVKRATELIKICKTKLYKTDEEIQKVLKELEDL, translated from the coding sequence ATGAGTAAAAAAATGACTTATCAAGAAGCAATGACAGAACTGGAAAATATCATTTCTGGCATTGAGGAAGAAAACATTTCTATTGATGTACTTTCATCCAAAGTTAAAAGGGCAACTGAATTGATTAAAATCTGTAAAACCAAGTTGTATAAAACCGATGAAGAAATTCAAAAAGTACTGAAGGAACTTGAAGATTTATAA
- a CDS encoding mechanosensitive ion channel, with amino-acid sequence MNDINKYLETGLDHVINYAPKILIALLLLWVGLKIINVISKSTSKLMDRRGIDPTLRPFLINLLTWTLKFALFIVVANQVGIDTMSFMAVFGAAGLAVGLALQGTLSNFASGVMLLIFRPFKVGDFLDAAGHMGTVEEIGIFVTSLRSPENRLIIVPNSAIGGGSLTNFTEAAKIQIRLAVGIAYDANIKEAREVILKELAKDDRIIKSEDQEVLVAELGDSSVNLSVRFWVDPNDYWPAYFDNLEAVKTSLDAANIEIPFPQRVVHMKQD; translated from the coding sequence ATGAATGACATTAACAAGTATTTAGAGACTGGACTAGATCACGTTATCAATTACGCCCCTAAAATTTTAATTGCACTTTTACTCTTATGGGTTGGTTTAAAAATAATCAATGTAATTTCTAAAAGTACAAGTAAATTAATGGATCGAAGAGGTATTGATCCAACACTTCGTCCATTCTTGATTAACTTACTTACCTGGACTCTAAAATTTGCATTATTTATTGTTGTAGCCAATCAGGTAGGTATCGATACGATGTCTTTTATGGCTGTATTTGGTGCAGCTGGTTTAGCTGTTGGTTTAGCACTTCAAGGCACACTATCTAACTTCGCCAGCGGTGTAATGCTTTTGATTTTTAGACCATTCAAAGTTGGGGATTTTCTAGATGCTGCTGGTCACATGGGTACAGTAGAAGAAATCGGAATCTTTGTTACCAGCTTACGTTCACCTGAAAACAGATTGATCATTGTCCCAAACAGTGCAATTGGTGGCGGTAGTTTAACCAACTTTACAGAAGCTGCAAAAATTCAAATTCGTTTGGCTGTCGGAATTGCTTATGATGCCAATATCAAAGAGGCCAGAGAAGTGATCTTAAAAGAATTAGCAAAAGATGATAGAATCATTAAATCAGAAGATCAGGAGGTTTTAGTAGCTGAGCTTGGAGATAGTTCTGTAAATTTATCTGTTCGTTTCTGGGTTGATCCTAACGATTATTGGCCAGCATACTTTGATAATTTAGAGGCTGTTAAAACTTCGTTAGATGCTGCAAACATCGAGATTCCATTCCCACAAAGAGTGGTACATATGAAGCAAGACTAA
- the xseA gene encoding exodeoxyribonuclease VII large subunit has protein sequence MKSHSLLELSQSIERVISHTFKNAYWVRAEISRVNFYPKSGHCYPELVEKQHGKIVAEIRSTIWRNTFQTISTKFKNETGEELKEGMKVLFQVQVKYAPTHGISLNILDIEPSFTIGEMAREKKNTIDTLKKEGLYNCNRLLPFPYFPSRLAIISVSTSKGYHDFLTTIYAKAARFNIDMELFPAILQGDTAVNSISEQLEIIREQANQFDLVLIIRGGGGDVGLHCYNHLKMAKAVATFPIPVISGIGHSTNETVVEMVAHTNKITPTAVADTLVDIFKDLENNWQNAFDTISNIREISIDPQRQKLIDLSQQLKVSATYPLHLGKIKVQKNVSNLNRLTQLKISREQSNILLNIVPKMNYLTKTIISGEQNKLQYIQAKLQILDPKNTLKRGFSMTMINHQTIDDVKQIKKGDLITTVFHNGTVESKITKTNTHE, from the coding sequence GTGAAATCTCATTCGCTTCTAGAATTATCTCAAAGTATAGAACGGGTTATTTCACATACTTTTAAAAATGCATACTGGGTACGTGCTGAGATTTCTCGTGTAAATTTCTATCCTAAAAGCGGTCATTGTTATCCTGAACTTGTTGAAAAACAACATGGAAAGATTGTAGCTGAAATCAGATCTACTATTTGGAGAAATACCTTTCAAACCATCTCTACCAAATTCAAAAATGAAACTGGTGAAGAACTCAAGGAAGGTATGAAGGTTCTTTTTCAAGTACAGGTTAAATATGCTCCAACGCACGGAATATCTTTAAATATTCTGGATATCGAGCCCTCCTTCACCATTGGAGAAATGGCCAGAGAAAAAAAGAACACTATTGATACTTTGAAAAAGGAAGGTCTATATAATTGTAATAGACTCTTACCCTTCCCATATTTTCCATCGCGTTTAGCCATCATTTCTGTATCTACCAGTAAAGGGTATCATGATTTCCTAACCACGATATACGCTAAAGCCGCAAGATTTAATATTGATATGGAATTATTCCCAGCCATCTTGCAAGGTGATACTGCTGTAAATAGCATTTCAGAACAATTAGAAATTATTCGGGAACAAGCTAATCAATTTGATTTAGTTCTCATCATTCGTGGAGGTGGCGGTGATGTTGGATTACATTGCTATAACCACTTAAAAATGGCTAAAGCTGTTGCGACCTTCCCTATCCCCGTAATTTCTGGAATTGGTCATTCTACCAACGAAACAGTGGTTGAAATGGTCGCACATACCAATAAAATTACACCAACAGCTGTTGCAGATACGTTAGTAGATATTTTCAAAGATTTGGAAAATAATTGGCAAAATGCTTTTGATACTATTTCGAATATCAGAGAAATCAGCATTGATCCTCAAAGACAAAAACTAATTGATTTATCTCAACAGCTTAAAGTCTCTGCTACCTATCCCCTTCACCTGGGAAAAATCAAGGTTCAAAAAAACGTGTCTAACCTCAATCGACTAACGCAACTTAAAATTTCCAGAGAACAATCTAATATTTTGCTCAATATCGTTCCTAAGATGAACTATCTTACAAAAACTATAATCTCTGGCGAACAAAATAAACTACAGTACATCCAGGCGAAACTTCAAATCCTAGATCCTAAAAACACATTGAAACGCGGGTTTAGTATGACTATGATTAATCATCAAACCATTGACGATGTAAAACAGATCAAAAAGGGCGATCTCATTACTACCGTATTTCATAATGGTACTGTAGAATCAAAAATTACTAAAACGAATACGCATGAGTAA
- a CDS encoding cation diffusion facilitator family transporter, with amino-acid sequence MAGKGSKISIYGAILANLAIAISKFFAGSYTGSSAMISEGIHSLVDTSNGGLLLYGIKRSEKPADKTHPFGYGMEIYFWSFVVSILIFALGGGIAIYEGVHHIIEPVEVANIKVNYIVLGLAILFEGSSLFVALKQFKKDHGKLGLLKSMRKSKDSSSFTIIIEEIGAIIGLVVAMLGLFIGDMFDWPYADGVASVIIGVILTSMAFFLAVETKALLIGESMDEDSLNILDEVLKSTESIQDYGLIRSVHFGPTGVLAGVDVHFDDKFSLEEIEAEIIKIEEIVKQKIPVVKHLFIEVKETVDHSV; translated from the coding sequence ATGGCAGGAAAAGGATCAAAAATTTCAATTTACGGAGCAATTTTAGCCAATTTGGCAATAGCCATATCTAAATTTTTTGCGGGTTCATATACAGGCAGTTCGGCCATGATATCTGAAGGAATCCACTCATTGGTAGACACTTCAAATGGGGGACTGTTGTTATACGGAATTAAAAGAAGTGAAAAACCAGCGGATAAGACACACCCATTTGGATATGGTATGGAAATTTATTTCTGGTCTTTTGTAGTATCCATTCTCATTTTTGCATTGGGTGGGGGAATTGCCATTTATGAAGGAGTTCATCACATTATAGAACCGGTTGAAGTCGCTAATATTAAAGTCAATTATATTGTATTGGGATTGGCTATTTTATTTGAGGGGTCATCCTTATTTGTAGCGCTAAAACAATTTAAAAAGGATCATGGGAAATTGGGACTTTTGAAGTCTATGCGAAAGAGTAAAGACTCTTCAAGTTTTACCATTATTATTGAAGAAATTGGAGCTATTATAGGATTGGTTGTGGCTATGTTAGGATTGTTTATTGGAGATATGTTTGATTGGCCCTATGCGGATGGAGTGGCTTCAGTAATTATTGGAGTGATATTAACATCTATGGCATTTTTCTTAGCTGTTGAGACGAAAGCATTGTTGATTGGAGAATCTATGGATGAAGATTCTTTAAATATACTGGATGAGGTTTTAAAATCAACAGAAAGTATACAGGACTATGGTTTGATTCGTTCTGTACATTTTGGTCCAACTGGAGTTTTAGCAGGAGTTGATGTTCATTTTGATGATAAATTCTCTTTGGAAGAAATTGAAGCAGAGATCATCAAGATAGAAGAGATCGTAAAGCAGAAAATCCCTGTGGTTAAACACTTATTTATTGAGGTGAAAGAAACGGTTGATCATTCGGTTTAA
- a CDS encoding acyl-CoA thioesterase, translating into MKFFSPIDIRFRDLDALAHVNNVVYLTYVEQARVRYFDTVFGARHNWDEWGVLLARTEINYIQPLLFKDDAKCGMRCTKIGTKSMEFEFKIFRTIDGTDMEVANGINVLVCFNHTDNKSIEVPEFWKNALVDYEDHL; encoded by the coding sequence ATGAAATTCTTTTCACCGATAGATATTCGATTCAGAGATTTGGATGCTTTAGCGCATGTGAATAATGTGGTGTATCTCACCTATGTTGAACAAGCGCGTGTAAGATACTTTGACACAGTATTTGGAGCCAGACACAACTGGGACGAATGGGGTGTTTTACTGGCCAGAACTGAAATCAATTACATACAACCATTACTTTTTAAAGATGATGCCAAATGTGGTATGCGATGTACAAAAATCGGTACGAAAAGTATGGAATTTGAATTCAAAATATTTAGAACCATTGATGGTACGGATATGGAAGTAGCCAATGGTATTAACGTTCTGGTATGTTTTAACCACACCGATAATAAGAGCATTGAAGTTCCTGAATTCTGGAAAAATGCATTAGTTGATTACGAAGACCATTTATAA